The window CAACATTAAGAACATCCTCCTAGGGAATGGTTATTATTTGGCCTATTCATTAAAGGCTGTCGGTTATTATAGTTGGCAAATGTTCATATACTAAGTCTATCATTTGTGGCTTGGTGCAGTATAGACGACAGTTTAAAAAGCCCATAAAAGTGACCAAAATTATTGAAAAGGTGTGACGAGGGTCACTTTTTTTTTATTGTTTCTCCTGTAAACTGTAAACTAGCTTCAGAAAAGAATACGAACCCGGAAATCCGCCAACTATTTGTTATTTAATTGTAAGAATTAACCGGCAGGAAAAACGCGAGTCCGGGAAGAATGAAGGTAAAATTAACTTGGTCTTATTATAAATATAAGTTAATCAGGCTCAAAGACCTTCAAGTATCACTAAAACCAAGACCCCAATTTCAAGATTTTTTAGAATAGTAAGTTACTTTTAAAATAGGGATTAAAAAGATGTTATTTATCTCCATATAAAGGAGGTGTTAAATTGCATCCTGTGGTTGACGAAGAAGGCTGTATTGCCTGTGGTACCTGTGCCGCCGTATGTCCGGCGAAGCCCACGGTTTTTGAAGTGGCCGAGGTATCCAAGGTGATGCGCCCGGAAGCTTGTATTGAATGCGGGGCCTGTGAGGAAAATTGTCCTACCGGTTCCATTAAACTAACCAATTAATTAAGATAAAGGAGGAAAAGATATGTTCTGTAACCAATGTGAGCAAACCGCCAAAGGTACCGGCTGTACGGTCAGCGGAGTTTGCGGCAAAAAGCCGGAAGTAGCCGCCCTGCAGGACCTGGTATTACATGCTGTCAAGGGATTATCCCTCTATGCCAATGAGGGACGTAAGGTGGGCGTAGTGGACCAGGAGGTCAATCATTTTACCGTTGAAGCTTTATTTAATACGCTTACCAATGTGAATTTTGATCCCGAGCGTTTTCAAATACTTCTTAACCGTTGTGCGGAATTAGCCGCTCAACTTAAAGAGAAGGTTGCCCGGGCCGGCGGTAATGTCGCCTTTAGCGATCCCGCCGCCAGCTTCCAACCTGCTGCCAGTCTGGAGGACTTGATTAAACAGGGAGAGGCTGTAGGAATGGTTAACGATCATGATGCCGATGCAGATATCCAGTCCTTGCAGCAAATTCTAGTCTATGGCTTAAAAGGAATTTCCGCCTACGCCGACCACGCTAAAATCCTGGGCCAAGAAGATGATATGGTCTATGCCTTCATTCATGAGGCCATGGCCGCTCTAACCAACAAAGGGCTGGGGCTGAACGATTGGGTTGGTCTGGTGCTGAAATGCGGTGAAGTCAACCTGCGTGTAATGGAACTGTTGGATGCAGGAAACACCGGCAAGTTCGGTCACCCGGTACCTACGGAAGTTCCCCTGGGACATAAAAAAGGCAAGTGTATCTTAGTATCCGGCCATGATCTGCAAGACTTGGCCAACCTGCTGGAGCAAACCGAAGGCAAGGGCATTTATGTCTATACCCACGGTGAAATGCTGCCCACCCACGGTTATCCGGAACTGAAGAAATACAAGCACTTCTATGGACATTACGGGACCGCCTGGCAGAATCAGAAGAAGGAGTTTGCTGAGTTCCCCGGCAGCATCCTAATGACCACCAACTGCATTCAGAATCCTCAGGGTTATATGGAAAATATTTTCAGCACCGGTCAAGTTGGCTGGCCCGGCGTCGTCTATGTCAAAAACGGCGACTTTGGACCGGTTATTGAAAGGGCGCTGGCCCTGCCGGGATTTGCCGAAGATGAGGCTAAAGGCAGTGTAATGGTTGGTTTTGCCCGCAATACGGTGATGAGTGTGGCCGGCAAGGTCATCGAAGGAGTCAAAAACGGAGATATTAAACATTTCTTCCTGGTGGCCGGCTGCGATGGTGCCAAACCGGGACGCAACTATTACACCGAATTTGTAGAAAAAGCTCCCAAGGATACGGTCATTTTGACTCTGGCTTGCGGCAAGTTCCGTTTCTTTGATAAGAAACTGGGAGACATCGGGGGTATCCCTCGCCTGCTGGATATTGGGCAGTGCAATGATGCTTACTCCGCCATTCAAATTGCCGTAGCCCTGGCCAATGCCTTTGAATGCGGCGTGAACGACCTGCCGCTGTCCATGGTGCTTTCCTGGTACGAACAAAAGGCGGTTGCTATTTTACTGACCTTGCTGCACCTGGGGATTAAAGATATTCGTCTTGGCCCCAGTTTACCGGCCTTTATTTCCCCCAACGTCCTGGATGTTTTGGTCAAGAACTTCGACATTAAACCCATCACCACACCGGACCAAGACCTGGCTGCCATTCTTAAGCAGTAAGCTTCCGGCAGGCCAAGGCTCCGTGTCGTGAATTACTTT is drawn from Desulforamulus ruminis DSM 2154 and contains these coding sequences:
- a CDS encoding 4Fe-4S dicluster domain-containing protein is translated as MHPVVDEEGCIACGTCAAVCPAKPTVFEVAEVSKVMRPEACIECGACEENCPTGSIKLTN
- the hcp gene encoding hydroxylamine reductase, with product MFCNQCEQTAKGTGCTVSGVCGKKPEVAALQDLVLHAVKGLSLYANEGRKVGVVDQEVNHFTVEALFNTLTNVNFDPERFQILLNRCAELAAQLKEKVARAGGNVAFSDPAASFQPAASLEDLIKQGEAVGMVNDHDADADIQSLQQILVYGLKGISAYADHAKILGQEDDMVYAFIHEAMAALTNKGLGLNDWVGLVLKCGEVNLRVMELLDAGNTGKFGHPVPTEVPLGHKKGKCILVSGHDLQDLANLLEQTEGKGIYVYTHGEMLPTHGYPELKKYKHFYGHYGTAWQNQKKEFAEFPGSILMTTNCIQNPQGYMENIFSTGQVGWPGVVYVKNGDFGPVIERALALPGFAEDEAKGSVMVGFARNTVMSVAGKVIEGVKNGDIKHFFLVAGCDGAKPGRNYYTEFVEKAPKDTVILTLACGKFRFFDKKLGDIGGIPRLLDIGQCNDAYSAIQIAVALANAFECGVNDLPLSMVLSWYEQKAVAILLTLLHLGIKDIRLGPSLPAFISPNVLDVLVKNFDIKPITTPDQDLAAILKQ